A genome region from Arthrobacter agilis includes the following:
- a CDS encoding 2-dehydro-3-deoxy-6-phosphogalactonate aldolase — MSSTPTGLIAILRGLTPSEAPAIGRALYSAGVRILEVPLNSPDPLESIRLLREDLPQDARVGAGTVLTRAQVADVAAAAGELIVSPNADTDVIAAAVSRGLLSYPGVATPTEAFAALGAGATALKIFPSETVGIAGMKAWSSVLPAGTQLLPVGGIDDRTLTPWLQAGAGGAGIGSWLYTPGRSAEEVSARAASLVDAWNAHLAA, encoded by the coding sequence ATGTCTTCCACGCCCACCGGACTCATCGCCATCCTGCGGGGGCTCACCCCCAGCGAGGCACCCGCGATCGGACGCGCCCTCTACAGCGCCGGTGTGCGTATCCTCGAGGTCCCGCTCAATTCCCCCGATCCGCTCGAGTCCATCCGCCTGCTGCGGGAGGACCTGCCGCAGGACGCCCGCGTCGGTGCCGGCACCGTACTCACCCGTGCACAGGTGGCCGACGTCGCCGCGGCCGCCGGCGAGCTGATCGTGTCCCCCAATGCCGATACGGATGTCATCGCAGCCGCGGTGTCCCGGGGCCTGCTCAGCTACCCCGGCGTCGCCACGCCCACCGAGGCCTTCGCCGCGCTCGGCGCCGGCGCGACAGCCCTGAAGATCTTCCCCTCGGAGACCGTCGGGATCGCCGGGATGAAGGCGTGGTCCTCGGTCCTTCCCGCCGGCACGCAACTGCTGCCCGTCGGCGGCATCGACGACCGGACGCTCACGCCCTGGTTGCAGGCCGGAGCCGGGGGAGCGGGCATCGGCTCCTGGCTGTACACACCGGGCCGATCCGCCGAGGAGGTCTCCGCGCGGGCGGCGTCCCTCGTGGACGCGTGGAACGCACACCTGGCCGCGTGA
- a CDS encoding SDR family oxidoreductase, with the protein MAKVLKPLTEQVVVITGASSGIGLVTARMAVQRGAAVVLAARNADALRTLEEELRAAGGRAHHVVADVGRQEDVGRIADAARQAFGGFDTWVNNAAVSIFGSVDEVSIEDMHRMVDTNYWGVVYGCREAVAQFKGRTGSSGAIVNVGSVFGDRATPVQSTYASAKHAVHGWTDALRMEMEAQGVPVSVTLLHPGRIDTPYNEHAQSYLDQQPAHRGMIYPPEAVAEAILHAAAHPTRDLFIGSQVKIGVVAAALAPRLMDRIMERHMYRSQHADRPSRRTGDSALHRAGYGLHERGTHEGWVRGRSYYLKAEKHPVLTTVLVAAAVGTVVSRAGGRRRE; encoded by the coding sequence ATGGCAAAGGTACTCAAACCCCTCACGGAGCAAGTTGTCGTCATCACCGGGGCGTCGAGCGGGATCGGGCTCGTCACCGCCAGGATGGCGGTGCAGCGCGGAGCCGCCGTCGTGCTCGCCGCCCGGAACGCGGACGCGCTCCGCACGCTGGAGGAGGAGCTCCGCGCAGCCGGAGGGCGCGCGCACCATGTGGTGGCCGACGTCGGGCGGCAGGAGGACGTCGGCCGCATCGCGGACGCCGCACGGCAGGCCTTCGGGGGTTTCGACACCTGGGTCAACAATGCGGCGGTGTCCATCTTCGGGTCCGTCGACGAGGTGTCGATCGAGGACATGCACCGCATGGTCGACACCAACTACTGGGGTGTCGTCTACGGCTGCCGTGAGGCCGTGGCCCAGTTCAAGGGCAGGACCGGCTCCTCCGGGGCGATCGTCAACGTGGGCAGCGTCTTCGGGGACCGCGCCACCCCGGTGCAGTCCACCTACGCCAGCGCCAAGCACGCCGTGCACGGCTGGACGGACGCGCTGCGGATGGAGATGGAGGCACAGGGCGTACCGGTGAGCGTGACGCTGCTGCATCCGGGGCGCATCGACACCCCCTACAACGAGCACGCGCAGAGCTATCTCGACCAGCAGCCCGCGCACCGGGGCATGATCTACCCGCCCGAGGCCGTGGCCGAGGCCATCCTGCACGCCGCCGCGCATCCCACCCGCGACCTGTTCATCGGTTCGCAGGTGAAGATCGGAGTCGTGGCCGCCGCGCTAGCCCCGCGGCTCATGGACCGCATCATGGAACGGCACATGTACCGTTCCCAGCACGCGGACCGGCCGTCGAGGCGCACCGGCGACAGTGCCCTCCACCGGGCCGGTTACGGGCTGCACGAGCGCGGGACCCACGAGGGATGGGTCCGCGGCCGGAGCTACTACCTCAAGGCCGAGAAGCATCCGGTGCTGACCACGGTCCTCGTCGCGGCCGCCGTCGGCACGGTCGTGTCGCGAGCCGGCGGTCGACGCCGGGAGTAG
- a CDS encoding MMPL/RND family transporter codes for MAFLLYRLGSFAFRRRWWVVSAWLAIMLAVGGAAVAFSGTLTNNFTIPGTESQRISDQLRQELPEAVGGTGTVVFTTDDGAAFSAEQRDGVQSALAAIAGLDGVRGVVDPFDVADQVAAGASELEAGRAQLEASEQQLTAGEQQLEQGQAQLDAQRAQFDQARAQLPPAQAAATEQQLQQGQARLDASRTELESGREEFETGSTELDLAQRQLDAGSGVRLLSEDGTTAVASVQFEQQINGVSPELRESVQEEAAAAESAGVTVDYSKEIVEDVSGIVGATEAIGLAVAAIVLILMLGTLIAAGLPLLMAIVGVGVGVGITFALSGLIEMNSISPVLALMLGLAVGIDYSLFIVNRHRTQLLRGMEMQESIARATGTAGNAVLFAGITVIVALAALAVPGLPFLTVMGLSAAGTVAVSVLVALTLTPALLAIMGRRVISKRRWAKTRGHKHSAAAPLDTESGASLADERAARGAGWGGFATRKPVLTVLAGVILLGVIAIPAAQLRVGLPDGGTEPADSTAFQAYSTIGDKFGAGTNGPLIVVGSLPETADEAELTALQLDVNDLLREMPDVAASVPATVSENGRTAIFQVIPEEGPASETTENLVRDLRAATDDVEDRTGVAIAVTGQTAANIDVSAKLMEALPLYLGIVVGLSLILLLLVFRSILVPIIATAGFLLSLLASFGATVAIYQWGWLGDFFGITNPGPILSFLPIILIGVLFGLAMDYQMFLVSGMREAYVHGDDPKAAVRIGFSHGARVVTAAAIIMVSVFAGFVFSHLAMVRPIGFGLAFGVLLDAFVVRMTLVPATMYLLGRHAWWLPAWLGRILPDVDVEGAKLQRDERATHDERSDRDEEEKESVRV; via the coding sequence ATGGCTTTTCTGCTCTACCGACTCGGTTCGTTCGCCTTCCGGCGGCGGTGGTGGGTCGTCTCCGCATGGCTGGCGATCATGCTCGCCGTCGGCGGCGCCGCCGTCGCCTTCTCCGGCACCCTGACCAATAACTTCACCATCCCCGGCACCGAGTCGCAGCGCATCTCGGACCAGCTGCGGCAGGAACTGCCCGAGGCCGTGGGCGGCACGGGCACCGTGGTGTTCACGACCGACGACGGCGCCGCCTTCTCGGCCGAGCAGCGCGACGGCGTCCAGTCCGCGCTCGCCGCGATCGCCGGGCTCGACGGCGTGCGGGGTGTCGTCGATCCGTTCGACGTCGCCGACCAGGTGGCGGCCGGAGCTTCCGAGCTCGAGGCCGGGCGCGCCCAGTTGGAGGCCAGCGAACAGCAGCTGACCGCCGGCGAGCAGCAGCTCGAACAGGGCCAGGCCCAACTCGACGCACAGCGCGCACAGTTCGACCAGGCCCGCGCCCAGCTCCCCCCGGCGCAGGCAGCGGCCACGGAGCAGCAGCTCCAGCAGGGCCAGGCCCGGCTCGACGCCAGCCGGACCGAGCTCGAGTCGGGGCGTGAGGAGTTCGAGACGGGCAGCACCGAACTGGACCTCGCGCAGCGGCAGCTCGACGCCGGCTCCGGCGTGCGCCTGCTGTCCGAGGACGGCACCACCGCTGTGGCCAGCGTCCAGTTCGAGCAGCAGATCAACGGCGTCTCACCGGAGCTGCGCGAGTCCGTGCAGGAGGAGGCCGCCGCGGCCGAGTCCGCCGGCGTGACCGTGGACTACAGCAAGGAGATCGTCGAGGACGTCTCCGGCATCGTCGGCGCCACGGAGGCCATCGGCCTCGCCGTCGCCGCCATCGTACTCATCCTGATGCTCGGCACCCTGATCGCCGCCGGGCTCCCTCTCCTCATGGCCATCGTCGGTGTCGGCGTGGGCGTGGGCATCACGTTCGCCCTGTCGGGCCTCATCGAGATGAACAGCATCTCGCCGGTCCTCGCCCTGATGCTCGGCCTCGCCGTCGGCATCGACTATTCGCTGTTCATCGTGAACCGGCACCGCACCCAGCTCCTGCGTGGCATGGAGATGCAGGAGTCGATCGCCCGGGCCACCGGCACCGCCGGCAACGCCGTCCTCTTCGCCGGCATCACCGTGATCGTGGCGCTCGCCGCGCTCGCGGTGCCCGGTCTGCCGTTCCTGACCGTCATGGGCCTCTCCGCCGCCGGCACCGTCGCGGTGTCCGTGCTCGTGGCCCTGACCCTCACTCCGGCCCTGCTCGCCATCATGGGGCGGCGGGTCATCTCCAAGCGCCGCTGGGCGAAGACCCGTGGGCACAAGCACTCCGCGGCCGCACCGCTCGACACCGAGAGCGGGGCATCCCTGGCGGACGAGCGTGCGGCGAGGGGTGCCGGCTGGGGCGGCTTCGCCACCCGGAAGCCGGTCCTGACGGTCCTCGCGGGCGTGATCCTGCTCGGGGTCATCGCCATCCCGGCGGCGCAGCTGCGCGTGGGACTGCCCGACGGTGGGACCGAGCCCGCCGATTCGACCGCCTTCCAGGCCTACAGCACCATCGGTGACAAGTTCGGCGCCGGGACCAACGGCCCGCTGATCGTCGTCGGGTCCCTGCCGGAGACGGCGGACGAGGCGGAACTCACGGCGTTGCAACTCGACGTCAACGACCTGCTGCGCGAGATGCCGGACGTCGCCGCCTCCGTCCCCGCCACCGTGAGCGAGAACGGCCGGACGGCGATCTTCCAGGTCATCCCCGAGGAGGGCCCGGCCAGCGAGACCACCGAGAATCTCGTACGGGACCTCCGCGCAGCCACCGATGACGTCGAGGACCGGACGGGCGTCGCCATCGCCGTCACCGGCCAGACGGCGGCCAATATCGACGTGTCCGCCAAGCTCATGGAGGCGCTGCCGCTCTACCTCGGCATCGTCGTGGGCCTGTCGCTGATCCTGCTCCTGCTGGTGTTCCGCTCCATCCTCGTGCCCATCATCGCCACGGCCGGATTCCTGCTCTCGCTGCTGGCGAGCTTCGGGGCGACGGTGGCCATCTACCAGTGGGGCTGGCTGGGTGATTTCTTCGGGATCACGAACCCCGGTCCCATCCTGAGCTTCCTGCCGATCATCCTGATCGGTGTGCTCTTCGGCCTCGCGATGGACTATCAGATGTTCCTGGTCTCCGGGATGCGGGAGGCCTACGTCCACGGCGACGATCCGAAGGCCGCGGTCCGGATCGGCTTCAGCCACGGCGCACGCGTGGTCACGGCCGCCGCGATCATCATGGTCTCGGTGTTCGCGGGCTTCGTGTTCTCCCACCTGGCCATGGTGCGGCCCATCGGTTTCGGGCTCGCGTTCGGCGTGCTGCTGGACGCCTTCGTGGTCCGCATGACCCTGGTCCCGGCGACCATGTACCTGCTGGGCCGGCACGCCTGGTGGCTGCCCGCCTGGCTCGGGCGGATCCTCCCGGACGTCGATGTCGAGGGCGCGAAGCTCCAGCGCGACGAGCGCGCCACGCACGACGAGCGCTCCGACCGCGACGAAGAGGAGAAGGAGTCCGTGCGCGTCTAG
- a CDS encoding 2-dehydro-3-deoxygalactonokinase produces MRSSTPPGQPALVALDWGTSSLRAWALDRDGAVLSTTTSRDGLRAVGERAAASQLPPADAFARTLAALSDTLGAPGVRALACGMVGADGGWTTAGRLDLPIPATAGALEPTMVPAASPAVGIVPGLRATPDATGSCDVIRGEETQVLGALARLGDPVDVTLVLPGTHTKWLRVADGDIVDFTTVMTGELHAALLDATILGDPARRADAGDVAGPPRTDLEAFDAGVAHALSHPAQPFAARLFSARTRYLSGELAPTGISSYLSGLLIGDETAAMLPAALAAEAPLALCADGPLGGLYQRALSTQGVTAPLLEDTALDGLRAVARAWGLLPPALPAPSIPSA; encoded by the coding sequence ATGCGCTCCTCTACTCCTCCCGGACAACCCGCCCTGGTGGCGCTCGACTGGGGTACGTCCTCACTTCGTGCCTGGGCGCTCGATCGCGACGGTGCCGTCCTGTCGACCACGACCTCCCGCGACGGCCTGCGTGCTGTCGGCGAGCGTGCGGCGGCCTCGCAGCTGCCGCCTGCCGACGCGTTCGCCCGGACACTGGCAGCGCTGTCCGACACGCTGGGAGCGCCCGGCGTACGTGCGCTGGCCTGCGGTATGGTCGGTGCCGACGGCGGCTGGACGACGGCCGGGCGGCTCGATCTCCCGATCCCGGCAACAGCCGGCGCCCTCGAGCCGACCATGGTGCCGGCTGCCTCACCGGCGGTCGGCATCGTTCCCGGGCTGAGGGCCACCCCGGATGCGACGGGCTCGTGCGATGTCATCCGCGGCGAGGAGACCCAGGTCCTCGGGGCCCTCGCCCGCCTGGGCGATCCGGTCGACGTGACCCTCGTACTCCCGGGGACCCATACCAAGTGGCTCCGCGTGGCCGACGGCGACATCGTGGACTTCACCACCGTCATGACCGGCGAACTGCACGCGGCGTTGCTGGACGCCACGATCCTCGGCGACCCTGCCCGACGCGCCGACGCCGGTGACGTGGCGGGCCCGCCACGGACAGACCTCGAAGCGTTCGACGCCGGCGTTGCGCACGCACTGTCCCACCCCGCCCAGCCGTTCGCCGCGCGCCTGTTCAGCGCGCGTACCCGCTACCTGTCCGGCGAACTGGCACCCACCGGCATCTCCTCCTACCTGTCCGGCCTGCTGATCGGGGACGAGACGGCCGCCATGCTCCCGGCGGCCCTGGCCGCCGAAGCCCCGCTGGCCCTGTGCGCCGATGGTCCGCTGGGCGGTCTGTACCAGCGGGCCCTGTCCACCCAGGGCGTGACCGCGCCGTTGCTCGAGGACACCGCCCTCGACGGGCTGCGTGCCGTCGCCCGGGCCTGGGGCCTCCTGCCCCCTGCCCTTCCCGCTCCCTCCATCCCCTCCGCCTAA
- a CDS encoding IclR family transcriptional regulator codes for MNATSTTGDAPKGAQTLLNGLALVRLVAEGTKDAQGLQVATGLPRSTVHRLLQALRSEGYLRDTPAGLGLGSTLIELGFGALLSNPLTTVAGPHLDDLAGQVLDTVHLAVREDGSVLYLMKIPGQRGAEMRSRVGLRMPLTRTGIGKALLLDDDAAGWAKRWRAETPVDATAASPAARKAGIRAEEEFVTRMNHYRKGGYSYDMEENEPGIRCVAAPIRDGSGSIVGAISVSATAPYLPAERMRELVLPVQHIATAISGEMGYRTAR; via the coding sequence ATGAACGCGACATCGACGACGGGTGACGCTCCGAAGGGTGCCCAGACGCTGCTGAACGGTCTGGCGCTCGTCCGCCTCGTCGCGGAGGGCACGAAGGATGCGCAGGGACTCCAGGTCGCCACGGGACTGCCGCGCAGTACCGTGCATCGCCTCCTCCAGGCCTTGAGGAGCGAGGGCTACCTGCGGGACACTCCCGCGGGCCTGGGCCTGGGCTCCACCCTGATCGAGCTCGGTTTCGGCGCTCTCCTCTCCAACCCGTTGACCACTGTCGCGGGTCCCCATCTGGACGACCTGGCGGGCCAGGTGCTCGACACCGTGCACCTGGCGGTCCGGGAGGACGGGTCGGTGCTCTACCTGATGAAGATCCCGGGTCAGCGGGGCGCGGAGATGCGCTCACGCGTCGGGCTTCGCATGCCGCTGACGCGCACGGGAATCGGCAAGGCGCTGTTGCTCGACGACGATGCCGCCGGCTGGGCGAAACGCTGGCGCGCGGAGACGCCGGTGGACGCAACCGCGGCCTCGCCCGCGGCCCGCAAGGCGGGCATCAGGGCGGAGGAGGAGTTCGTCACGCGCATGAACCACTACCGCAAGGGCGGTTACTCGTACGACATGGAGGAGAACGAGCCGGGGATCCGCTGCGTGGCGGCTCCGATCCGCGACGGCTCGGGATCCATCGTGGGCGCCATCAGCGTCTCGGCGACGGCTCCCTACCTGCCCGCGGAGCGCATGCGCGAGCTCGTCCTGCCGGTGCAGCACATCGCGACGGCCATCTCGGGGGAAATGGGGTACAGAACGGCGCGGTGA
- a CDS encoding NUDIX hydrolase: MSDGAAAPVTDGAPGVTGSGGPVPSRVRAAAYVLRGRGPDREVLVFDHVHHPDAGTQVPGGGVDAGETLDAAARREVLEETGLVITGPLVGVGVAQLPAGATGAGTVTVFFAAETDDPRSSWDHRVTGAAGLPSPGSDAGLLLRCYFVPLSRAQSAGDNHHFSYAHLLR; the protein is encoded by the coding sequence ATGAGCGACGGAGCAGCGGCCCCGGTGACTGACGGAGCGCCCGGAGTGACGGGCAGTGGCGGTCCCGTGCCGTCCCGCGTCCGGGCGGCGGCCTACGTCCTGCGGGGACGGGGCCCGGACCGGGAGGTCCTGGTCTTCGACCACGTCCACCACCCCGACGCCGGGACGCAGGTGCCCGGCGGCGGCGTCGACGCCGGCGAGACGCTCGATGCCGCCGCCCGGCGCGAGGTCCTCGAGGAGACCGGGCTCGTCATCACCGGCCCCCTGGTGGGGGTCGGCGTCGCGCAGCTTCCGGCGGGTGCGACCGGTGCCGGCACGGTCACGGTCTTTTTCGCGGCCGAGACCGACGACCCGCGGTCGTCCTGGGACCACAGGGTCACCGGAGCCGCCGGGCTGCCCAGCCCCGGTTCGGACGCGGGGCTCCTCCTCCGGTGCTACTTCGTCCCCCTGTCCCGGGCGCAGAGCGCCGGGGACAACCATCACTTCAGCTACGCCCACCTGCTGCGCTGA
- a CDS encoding YitT family protein — MDTTAPRPDPEGEDGIVRHSVLEDILGIVTGTFTVSLGLFLLKASGAVTGGTAGLALLLSYAGGLPFGVLFFAVNVPFFALAVWKKGWNFTLRTIAAVALVSGLSNLHPLALGNLTLDPLYAALGGNLLAGVGLLILFRHKASLGGFNILALLLQERLGWRAGYVQMVLDTTVVVAALAVVPPGNVLLSAVGAVLLNLVLALNHRPGRYLGA; from the coding sequence ATGGACACCACAGCGCCCCGCCCCGACCCCGAGGGAGAGGACGGCATCGTCCGCCACTCCGTACTGGAGGACATCCTGGGGATCGTCACGGGCACTTTCACGGTGTCCCTCGGCCTGTTCCTGCTGAAGGCCAGCGGTGCCGTCACCGGCGGGACGGCGGGCCTCGCCCTGCTCCTGAGCTACGCGGGCGGCCTGCCCTTCGGCGTGCTGTTCTTCGCCGTCAACGTACCGTTCTTCGCCCTGGCGGTCTGGAAGAAGGGCTGGAACTTCACGCTCCGCACCATCGCCGCCGTCGCGCTCGTCTCGGGGCTGTCCAACCTCCACCCGCTGGCACTCGGGAACCTGACCCTCGACCCGCTCTACGCGGCGCTCGGCGGGAACCTGCTCGCCGGCGTCGGGCTCCTGATCCTGTTCCGGCACAAGGCGAGCCTCGGCGGCTTCAACATCCTCGCCCTCCTCCTGCAGGAGCGCCTGGGCTGGCGGGCGGGCTACGTACAGATGGTGCTCGACACGACCGTCGTCGTCGCCGCCCTCGCCGTCGTCCCGCCCGGGAACGTCCTGCTGTCCGCGGTCGGGGCCGTGCTGCTGAACCTCGTGCTGGCGCTCAACCACCGGCCCGGGCGCTACCTCGGCGCGTGA
- a CDS encoding catalase: protein MSANFSTTQSGAPVIDDSNSSALGRDGAIPLTDHYLIEKLAQFNRERVPERVVHAKGGGAFGVFETTEDVSMYTRAALFQKGTTTETLLRFSSVAGEQGSPDTWRDPRGFALKFYTSEGNYDLVGNNTPVFFIRDGIKFPDFIHSQKRLPGTNLRDADMQWDFWTLSPESAHQVTWLMGDRGLPNSWRTMNGYGSHTYMWINESNEKFWVKYHFKSNQGHEVLTVDEAEALAGSDADHHLRDLSENIAKGNHPSWDLKVQIMPYDDAKTYRFNPFDLTKVWPQGDYPLIPVGKLTLNRNPENYFAQIEQATFAPSNFVPGIAASPDRMLQARIFSYADAHRYRVGTNHAQLPVNMPKNEVRNYSKDGAARYYFNTASTPVYAPNSVGGPAADPAQYGEHGGWENDGDLVRAAHSLHAEDDDFGQAGTLYREVFDDAQRARFLETITGAVGGVQSDEIRARAVQYWANVDAELGAKLAANLGHGVTPATESEAALY from the coding sequence ATGTCCGCGAACTTCAGCACCACGCAGTCCGGCGCCCCCGTCATCGATGACAGCAACTCGTCGGCCCTCGGCCGCGACGGCGCCATCCCGCTGACCGACCACTACCTCATCGAGAAGCTCGCACAGTTCAACCGCGAGCGCGTCCCCGAGCGCGTGGTCCATGCCAAGGGCGGCGGAGCGTTCGGCGTCTTCGAGACCACCGAGGACGTCAGCATGTACACCCGTGCCGCGCTCTTCCAGAAGGGCACGACGACGGAGACCCTCCTCCGCTTCTCCTCCGTGGCGGGCGAGCAGGGCTCCCCCGACACGTGGCGCGATCCCCGCGGTTTCGCCCTCAAGTTCTACACCTCCGAGGGCAACTACGACCTCGTGGGCAACAACACCCCGGTGTTCTTCATCCGCGACGGCATCAAGTTCCCCGACTTCATCCACTCGCAGAAGCGCCTGCCCGGCACCAATCTGCGCGACGCCGACATGCAGTGGGACTTCTGGACCCTCAGCCCCGAGTCCGCCCACCAGGTGACCTGGCTGATGGGCGACCGCGGCCTGCCGAACTCGTGGCGCACCATGAACGGCTACGGCTCGCACACCTACATGTGGATCAACGAGTCCAACGAGAAGTTCTGGGTCAAGTACCACTTCAAGTCCAACCAGGGCCACGAGGTGCTGACGGTCGACGAGGCCGAGGCACTGGCCGGTTCCGATGCCGACCATCACCTGCGCGACCTCTCGGAGAACATCGCGAAGGGCAACCACCCGAGCTGGGACCTCAAGGTCCAGATCATGCCCTACGACGATGCCAAGACCTACCGTTTCAACCCGTTCGACCTCACGAAGGTCTGGCCGCAGGGCGATTACCCCCTGATCCCGGTCGGCAAGCTCACGCTGAACCGCAACCCGGAGAACTACTTCGCGCAGATCGAGCAGGCCACGTTCGCTCCGTCGAACTTCGTGCCCGGCATCGCCGCGAGCCCCGACCGCATGCTGCAGGCCCGCATCTTCTCCTACGCGGACGCGCACCGCTACCGTGTGGGCACCAACCACGCGCAGCTGCCCGTGAACATGCCGAAGAACGAGGTGCGCAACTACTCGAAGGACGGTGCGGCCCGCTACTACTTCAATACGGCGTCGACGCCCGTCTACGCCCCGAACTCCGTGGGCGGCCCCGCAGCTGATCCCGCGCAGTACGGTGAGCACGGCGGCTGGGAGAACGACGGCGACCTCGTGCGTGCGGCCCACTCGCTGCACGCCGAGGACGACGATTTCGGCCAGGCCGGGACGCTGTACCGCGAGGTGTTCGACGACGCGCAGCGTGCACGTTTCCTTGAGACGATCACGGGCGCCGTGGGCGGTGTGCAGAGCGACGAGATCCGTGCGCGTGCCGTCCAGTACTGGGCGAACGTGGACGCCGAGCTCGGCGCGAAGCTGGCGGCGAACCTCGGGCACGGCGTCACGCCGGCCACGGAGTCGGAGGCCGCCCTCTACTAG
- a CDS encoding adenosine deaminase: MPPLPCAELHLHIEGTLEPELIFALADRNGIRLPYADAADLAARYAFTDLQSFLDLYYANMDVLRTEADFTDMTRAYLRRAATAGVRHAEIMLDPQAHLARGVALETCVDGVAAALATSEADHGISSSLIAAFLRDRPATEALGVLQDLIAMQAPIVGIGLDSAEVGYPPSLFAEVYDVARAAGLKCIAHAGEEGPPGYVWEALDVLRVDRLDHGIRCLEDDALVERLVADGVPLTVCPLSNVRLRAVPSIGDHPLPAMLARGLNVSVNSDDPAYFGGYVDDNLAALVGAFDLSIDDQALLAANSVRSAFLDGNRRAVLLAEVEAWRVAGHSQRAV, translated from the coding sequence ATGCCGCCACTTCCCTGCGCCGAACTGCACCTCCACATCGAAGGGACCCTCGAGCCGGAGCTCATCTTCGCGCTCGCCGACCGCAACGGGATCCGCCTGCCCTACGCCGACGCAGCGGACCTGGCCGCCCGCTATGCGTTCACGGATCTGCAGTCCTTCCTCGACCTCTACTACGCCAACATGGACGTGCTGCGCACCGAGGCGGACTTCACCGACATGACACGGGCGTATCTCCGGCGGGCCGCTACGGCCGGTGTGCGGCACGCGGAGATCATGCTGGATCCGCAGGCGCACCTCGCCCGCGGTGTGGCCCTCGAGACATGTGTCGACGGCGTGGCTGCGGCCCTGGCCACGAGCGAGGCCGACCACGGCATCAGCTCGTCGCTGATCGCCGCCTTCCTGCGCGACCGCCCCGCAACGGAGGCGCTCGGGGTCCTGCAGGACCTCATCGCGATGCAGGCCCCGATCGTCGGGATCGGTTTGGACTCGGCCGAGGTGGGGTACCCGCCGTCCCTCTTCGCGGAGGTGTACGACGTCGCACGCGCCGCGGGCCTGAAGTGCATCGCGCATGCGGGCGAGGAGGGCCCGCCCGGCTACGTGTGGGAGGCCCTCGACGTCCTGCGGGTGGACCGGCTGGACCACGGTATCCGCTGCCTCGAGGACGATGCGCTCGTGGAGCGGCTCGTCGCCGACGGCGTACCGCTGACGGTCTGCCCGCTCTCGAACGTCCGCCTCCGCGCCGTCCCGTCGATCGGTGACCACCCGCTGCCGGCGATGCTCGCCCGGGGCCTGAACGTCTCCGTCAATTCCGATGATCCCGCCTACTTCGGCGGCTACGTGGACGACAACCTGGCAGCTCTCGTCGGGGCGTTCGATCTCAGCATCGACGACCAGGCGCTGCTCGCCGCGAACTCGGTGCGGTCGGCCTTCCTCGACGGGAACCGGCGGGCGGTGCTGCTTGCGGAGGTCGAGGCCTGGCGGGTCGCCGGGCACTCCCAGCGAGCCGTGTAG
- a CDS encoding Fur family transcriptional regulator has product MMQTSAMPGPREARWSATLHAADRRVTRQRLAVLAAVEQAPHATADDVAAAVRADLPHITVQSVYVILADLTDLGLLRRIETPHSPARYETRVGDNHHHAVCTGCGRIEDVDCAVGHAPCLTPEWSPGASRMTIQIAEVLYQGLCDDCRPAAPSHH; this is encoded by the coding sequence ATGATGCAGACCAGTGCGATGCCCGGGCCCCGGGAGGCCCGATGGTCCGCCACACTGCACGCGGCGGACCGGCGCGTGACGCGCCAACGCCTCGCCGTCCTGGCCGCCGTCGAGCAGGCGCCGCACGCCACGGCCGACGACGTCGCGGCCGCGGTCCGCGCCGACCTCCCGCACATCACCGTGCAGTCCGTCTACGTGATCCTCGCCGACCTCACCGACCTCGGCCTGCTGCGCCGCATCGAGACGCCACACTCCCCTGCCCGCTACGAGACGCGTGTGGGCGACAACCACCACCACGCCGTGTGCACCGGGTGCGGCCGGATCGAGGACGTCGACTGCGCCGTGGGGCACGCGCCCTGCCTGACCCCCGAGTGGTCGCCCGGCGCCTCCCGCATGACCATCCAGATCGCGGAGGTCCTCTACCAGGGCCTCTGCGACGACTGCCGCCCGGCAGCCCCCAGCCACCACTGA